From Sceloporus undulatus isolate JIND9_A2432 ecotype Alabama chromosome 6, SceUnd_v1.1, whole genome shotgun sequence, one genomic window encodes:
- the LOC121935496 gene encoding keratin, type I cytoskeletal 19-like isoform X2, translated as MSCGPRHMVLTPGRSSSGSCILGGGRAGAASVSSGVYTVGGIGNGQRANFSGRSHAGAAPTCAFGGGRNHFSSGSCSGAFVGGGHMAGNGFGAGSHIGSPAARSVVGGAGAGHATVVGGIPGGMVSGAHGGVPANVVGGMGSAVGGAHAGMVGGPCGVVGAVPAGMVGGMGGVMSGGHGGMVGGMGGMVTGPVMVSGMGNDPAVCGGVFSNFDGKMTMQNLNDRLASYLDKVRCLEEENADLECRIREFYAKQGPLTEPKDYSHYHQQIEDLKNQLICTSVENNKLLLCIDNSKLTADDFRTKYETECCLRQNVEADINGLHQILDQLTACRADLDVQCENLHDELCCLKKNHVEEVTCLKKQSTGDVNVEVNTCPGPDLKKILEEMRCKYEAMIEGNRKEVESWYESKIEEVNRDVCNSSQEIEESNNKVTELRRQLQALQIDYEAQCSLRDTLESSLGETELRYNNHLGELQERISRLEQQLAELRSEMECQNHDYTELLDVKSRLEQEIATYRGLLEGSQHEVTGGGGSPTRVSGVSGGRSGETRSSHTYVTHSSGHSAGHTQHGGHLHH; from the exons ATGAGCTGCGGTCCAAGGCACATGGTCCTAACACCTGGGAGGAGCAGCAGTGGGAGCTGCATTCTAGGGGGAGGAAGGGCAGGGGCTGCCTCAGTTTCCTCTGGAGTGTATACTGTTGGTGGGATTGGCAATGGGCAAAGAGCCAACTTCTCTGGCCGGAGTCATGCAGGAGCAGCTCCCACCTGTGCCTTTGGGGGAGGAAGAAACCATTTTTCAAGTGGCAGCTGTAGTGGGGCATTTGTTGGTGGTGGGCATATGGCGGGAAATGGCTTTGGTGCTGGCTCTCACATTGGGAGCCCTGCTGCTAGAAGTGTGGTaggtggtgctggtgctggtcATGCCACAGTGGTTGGGGGTATCCCTGGTGGCATGGTAAGTGGTGCCCATGGGGGCGTTCCTGCTAATGTAGTAGGTGGCATGGGCAGTGCAGTTGGTGGTGCTCATGCTGGTATGgtaggtggcccttgtggtgtcgTTGGGGCTGTCCCAGCTGGTATGGTAGGTGGCATGGGTGGTGTGATGTCAGGTGGCCATGGCGGTATGGTTGGTGGCATGGGAGGTATGGTGACTGGTCCTGTTATGGTTAGTGGAATGGGCAATGACCCTGCTGTTTGTGGAGGTGTGTTCTCCAATTTTGATGGGAAAATGACTATGCAGAATCTCAATGACCGTCTGGCCTCCTACCTGGACAAGGTCCGATGCCTGGAGGAGGAAAATGCTGACCTTGAGTGCAGAATCAGGGAATTTTATGCCAAGCAAGGCCCACTCACGGAACCAAAGGATTACTCTCATTACCACCAACAAATTGAAGATCTTAAAAACCAG CTCATTTGTACAAGTGTGGAAAACAACAAACTCCTTCTATGTATTGACAACAGCAAGCTGACTGCTGATGACTTCAGGACCAA GTATGAGACAGAATGTTGCCTCCGTCAGAATGTGGAGGCTGATATTAATGGCCTGCACCAGATCCTGGATCAGCTGACAGCCTGCAGGGCTGACCTGGATGTACAGTGTGAGAACCTCCATGATGAGCTGTGCTGCCTGAAGAAGAACCATGTGGAG gAAGTAACTTGCCTGAAGAAACAGTCTACTGGTGATGTCAATGTGGAAGTCAATACCTGTCCTGGACCTGATCTGAAGAAGATCCTGGAAGAGATGAGGTGCAAGTATGAGGCAATGATTGAAGGCAACCGCAAGGAGGTTGAGTCCTGGTATGAATCCAAG ATTGAGGAGGTGAACCGTGATGTCTGCAATAGCAGTCAGGAGATtgaagaaagcaacaacaaagtcACGGAACTGAGACGCCAGCTGCAAGCCCTGCAGATTGACTATGAGGCCCAGTGCagcttg AGAGACACCCTGGAAAGTTCCCTGGGCGAAACTGAGCTTCGCTACAACAACCATTTGGGTGAGCTTCAGGAGCGCATCTCTCGCCTGGAGCAGCAGCTGGCTGAGTTGCGTTCAGAGATGGAGTGCCAGAACCATGACTACACAGAGCTCTTAGATGTCAAAAGCCGACTGGAGCAAGAGATTGCCACATACCGTGGATTGCTGGAAGGGAGTCAGCATGAGGTTAC tggaggaggaggcagccccaccAGAGTCAGTGGTGTGTCTGGTGGAAGATCTGGTGAAACTCGGTCATCCCATACTTATGTGACCCATTCTTCAGGCCATTCTGCAGGTCATACACAGCATGGAGGTCATTTGCACCACTAG
- the LOC121935496 gene encoding keratin, type I cytoskeletal 19-like isoform X1, translating to MSCGPRHMVLTPGRSSSGSCILGGGRAGAASVSSGVYTVGGIGNGQRANFSGRSHAGAAPTCAFGGGRNHFSSGSCSGAFVGGGHMAGNGFGAGSHIGSPAARSVVGGAGAGHATVVGGIPGGMVSGAHGGVPANVVGGMGSAVGGAHAGMVGGPCGVVGAVPAGMVGGMGGVMSGGHGGMVGGMGGMVTGPVMVSGMGNDPAVCGGVFSNFDGKMTMQNLNDRLASYLDKVRCLEEENADLECRIREFYAKQGPLTEPKDYSHYHQQIEDLKNQLICTSVENNKLLLCIDNSKLTADDFRTKYETECCLRQNVEADINGLHQILDQLTACRADLDVQCENLHDELCCLKKNHVEEVTCLKKQSTGDVNVEVNTCPGPDLKKILEEMRCKYEAMIEGNRKEVESWYESKIEEVNRDVCNSSQEIEESNNKVTELRRQLQALQIDYEAQCSLRDTLESSLGETELRYNNHLGELQERISRLEQQLAELRSEMECQNHDYTELLDVKSRLEQEIATYRGLLEGSQHEVTHSGGGGSPTRVSGVSGGRSGETRSSHTYVTHSSGHSAGHTQHGGHLHH from the exons ATGAGCTGCGGTCCAAGGCACATGGTCCTAACACCTGGGAGGAGCAGCAGTGGGAGCTGCATTCTAGGGGGAGGAAGGGCAGGGGCTGCCTCAGTTTCCTCTGGAGTGTATACTGTTGGTGGGATTGGCAATGGGCAAAGAGCCAACTTCTCTGGCCGGAGTCATGCAGGAGCAGCTCCCACCTGTGCCTTTGGGGGAGGAAGAAACCATTTTTCAAGTGGCAGCTGTAGTGGGGCATTTGTTGGTGGTGGGCATATGGCGGGAAATGGCTTTGGTGCTGGCTCTCACATTGGGAGCCCTGCTGCTAGAAGTGTGGTaggtggtgctggtgctggtcATGCCACAGTGGTTGGGGGTATCCCTGGTGGCATGGTAAGTGGTGCCCATGGGGGCGTTCCTGCTAATGTAGTAGGTGGCATGGGCAGTGCAGTTGGTGGTGCTCATGCTGGTATGgtaggtggcccttgtggtgtcgTTGGGGCTGTCCCAGCTGGTATGGTAGGTGGCATGGGTGGTGTGATGTCAGGTGGCCATGGCGGTATGGTTGGTGGCATGGGAGGTATGGTGACTGGTCCTGTTATGGTTAGTGGAATGGGCAATGACCCTGCTGTTTGTGGAGGTGTGTTCTCCAATTTTGATGGGAAAATGACTATGCAGAATCTCAATGACCGTCTGGCCTCCTACCTGGACAAGGTCCGATGCCTGGAGGAGGAAAATGCTGACCTTGAGTGCAGAATCAGGGAATTTTATGCCAAGCAAGGCCCACTCACGGAACCAAAGGATTACTCTCATTACCACCAACAAATTGAAGATCTTAAAAACCAG CTCATTTGTACAAGTGTGGAAAACAACAAACTCCTTCTATGTATTGACAACAGCAAGCTGACTGCTGATGACTTCAGGACCAA GTATGAGACAGAATGTTGCCTCCGTCAGAATGTGGAGGCTGATATTAATGGCCTGCACCAGATCCTGGATCAGCTGACAGCCTGCAGGGCTGACCTGGATGTACAGTGTGAGAACCTCCATGATGAGCTGTGCTGCCTGAAGAAGAACCATGTGGAG gAAGTAACTTGCCTGAAGAAACAGTCTACTGGTGATGTCAATGTGGAAGTCAATACCTGTCCTGGACCTGATCTGAAGAAGATCCTGGAAGAGATGAGGTGCAAGTATGAGGCAATGATTGAAGGCAACCGCAAGGAGGTTGAGTCCTGGTATGAATCCAAG ATTGAGGAGGTGAACCGTGATGTCTGCAATAGCAGTCAGGAGATtgaagaaagcaacaacaaagtcACGGAACTGAGACGCCAGCTGCAAGCCCTGCAGATTGACTATGAGGCCCAGTGCagcttg AGAGACACCCTGGAAAGTTCCCTGGGCGAAACTGAGCTTCGCTACAACAACCATTTGGGTGAGCTTCAGGAGCGCATCTCTCGCCTGGAGCAGCAGCTGGCTGAGTTGCGTTCAGAGATGGAGTGCCAGAACCATGACTACACAGAGCTCTTAGATGTCAAAAGCCGACTGGAGCAAGAGATTGCCACATACCGTGGATTGCTGGAAGGGAGTCAGCATGAGGTTAC CCatagtggaggaggaggcagccccaccAGAGTCAGTGGTGTGTCTGGTGGAAGATCTGGTGAAACTCGGTCATCCCATACTTATGTGACCCATTCTTCAGGCCATTCTGCAGGTCATACACAGCATGGAGGTCATTTGCACCACTAG